From Cydia fagiglandana chromosome 24, ilCydFagi1.1, whole genome shotgun sequence, a single genomic window includes:
- the LOC134676373 gene encoding uncharacterized protein LOC134676373 isoform X3 — protein MTTVERDVLKEFIQAYHANPCLWDATSELYKNKEIKQAAWGELSKILKKLDEDANVSSAKKKVDNLRSAYFREVRKVRASKLKARDEKDVFHPNLWYYKLMCFLGSRRSTQQTSDPLECDNKQDSSSDEESIETSSRRKPSSQSSARKKRAITKTQTFVEPLQYGEPKYQEVKNVEQNAKAPNYFGVYVGEQLEQVSSFQRTVAEKLISEVLFLAKTENLTYDSKIETPSKRESSDGVEPEYIMISSPGMVEEEKDPCESTLLKELLTDGRKK, from the exons GCATACCATGCCAACCCGTGCCTATGGGACGCCACCTCCGAATTGTACAAGAACAAAGAGATAAAGCAAGCGGCGTGGGGCGAGCTCTCCAAGATCCTGAAGAAGCTGGACGAAGATGCCAACGTCAGCTCCGCCAagaagaag GTAGATAATTTGAGATCGGCGTACTTCAGGGAAGTGAGGAAG GTGCGAGCGTCCAAGCTAAAGGCACGGGACGAGAAGGACGTGTTCCACCCGAACCTGTGGTACTACAAACTGATGTGCTTCCTGGGTTCTCGCCGGTCGACACAGCAAACTTCGGACCCACTCGAATGCGATAACAAGCAGGATTCAAGTAGCGATGAG GAATCAATTGAAACCTCATCAAGGAGGAAACCAAGCTCTCAAAGCAGCGCTCGGAAAAAAAGAGCAATAACTAAAACACAGACTTTCGTGGAACCTTTACAGTATGGCGAACCAAAGTACCAGGAAGTTAAAAACGTGGAACAAAATGCAAAGGCCCCTAATTATTTCGGGGTATACGTAGGAGAACAATTAGAACAAGTATCATCATTCCAAAGGACTGTAGCCGAAAAATTGATATCCGAAGTCCTATTTCTGGCCAAAACGGAGAATTTGACCTACGACTCGAAGATAGAAACACCTTCGAAGAGGGAGTCATCCGACGGTGTGGAACCGGAGTATATCATGATCTCGTCTCCTGGCATGGTTGAGGAGGAAAAAGACCCTTGCGAGTCGACTCTGTTAAAGGAATTGCTGACTGATGGAAGAAAGAAATAA
- the LOC134676373 gene encoding uncharacterized protein LOC134676373 isoform X1 — protein MPTSAPPRRRHTMVRNYIRKTDRGMTYSKEKLLEAVAKIRSGELNGYEAANRYNIPRTTLYDYAKGKTFRSLTLGKPPALSSELEKVIADNLLALQDNGFYFGRKDTLDLVGLYLKENKIRHPFKSGKPGECWLTSFCKRTNVTCKPLYKEFGNQDKEVIMVKEYYCILEMRIDKLELADKPGQIWHIEEHSFCRGKRVNSYDKEKDLTMVTICSAEGRKAPLLTVFKGDESHEWMLGKHVNVSHNSGMCREVFKSYFTTAFLNYIDDSKPNLVIFQGQSSLIDLDIIEAARKGQVTLIHAPNYLDNLNISIAKTLKLKWGQIFGESTKEFATAASQRFDDLQEIEISEDFKNAGVHPFAAVCDSKFGPDRLKIYEEFVWFKDRHQNSIMQLNKDTEQVMVNEDMEFQMNFEAEFDSSTSISMTEEMQTPNNCSGEILRRALISVKKELMQHEQIRSNGDLTKAEEDHLVEYVTDLTNAGFIVTEDQLIEAVDNIQGNPLRTRDQHRYTYECFLKSHPRLKEKLSREISHKITQESINVWLYRVRMYLKKHNLEDVLRHPRRIFNFGEIALNLNTKDRDHETDITNDDMTVFLTASADGDVQAPSVLIPIKQSVSCPWSKAEILTDQITDVFYGWLTEHNIQLPIVLFVHQVTHINLSLFEFCKEKQIVLLALPHIEIQPLEEVFRPLRVYWNENSDIKTLKKEELAKVLENYVKKDFSKEITKSFKSCGIYPFNTNVKYNTNEIQTETNVKENHKENEKQVNLLEEVEKRISSGLLEEFKKTGDMWQGDPRHVSLYLFWKNVRDENKEDRREAPVFVEICLEEVNNSASDCQISNMLI, from the exons ATGCCAACGTCAGCTCCGCCAagaagaag ACACACAATGGTTCGAAATTACATCCGCAAGACAGACAGAGGCATGACGTACAGCAAAGAAAAACTTCTGGAAGCGGTCGCGAAGATCCGATCAGGAGAGCTGAACGGGTACGAAGCCGCCAACAGGTACAACATACCTCGGACAACCTTGTACGACTACGCCAAAGGCAAGACTTTCAGGTCACTAACCCTCGGCAAACCACCAGCCCTTTCGTCAGAACTCGAAAAAGTTATAGCTGATAATCTCCTAGCGCTACAGGACAACGGATTCTATTTCGGAAGGAAAGACACATTAGACCTCGTTGGACTATATTTGAAAGAGAACAAGATAAGACATCCGTTTAAGTCTGGGAAACCGGGAGAATGTTGGCTAACCTCCTTCTGTAAACGAACTAATGTAACTTGCAAACCGCTGTATAAAGAATTTGGGAATCAAGACAAAGAAGTGATTATGGTTAAGGAATATTACTGTATACTAGAAATGAGGATAGATAAGCTAGAATTAGCGGATAAACCGGGACAAATTTGGCATATTGAAGAGCATAGCTTTTGCAGAGGGAAGAGAGTCAATAGTTATGATAAAGAAAAGGATCTAACTATGGTGACAATTTGTAGTGCTGAAGGCAGGAAAGCTCCACTTTTGACTGTCTTCAAAGGCGACGAAAGCCACGAGTGGATGCTAGGAAAGCATGTCAATGTAAGCCATAACAGTGGTATGTGTAGGGAAgtgtttaaaagttattttacgaCGGCATTCCTGAATTATATTGACGATAGTAAACCAAATTTGGTAATTTTCCAAGGACAGAGCTCTCTAATTGATCTCGATATCATTGAGGCTGCTAGAAAAGGTCAAGTGACATTAATTCATGCCCCTAATTATTTGGACAACTTAAATATATCGATCGCTAAAACCTTGAAGCTTAAGTGGGGCCAAATATTCGGGGAATCTACTAAAGAGTTTGCAACAGCCGCGTCTCAGCGTTTCGACGATCTACAAGAGATTGAAATAAGCGAGGACTTTAAAAACGCCGGCGTCCATCCATTTGCCGCAGTTTGTGACAGTAAATTTGGACCCGATCGTTTGAAAATCTACGAAGAATTTGTATGGTTTAAGGATAGGCATCAGAATAGTATTATGCAGTTGAATAAGGATACAGAACAAGTGATGGTGAATGAAGATATGGAATTCCAAATGAATTTTGAGGCGGAATTTGACAGCTCGACATCAATATCGATG ACTGAAGAAATGCAAACACCAAACAATTGCAGCGGCGAGATATTAAGAAGAGCCTTGATTTCTGTCAAAAAGGAACTAATGCAACATGAACAGATCCGTAGCAATGGGGATTTAACCAAAGCTGAGGAGGACCACCTAGTTGAATATGTCACGGATCTAACTAACGCTGGATTTATAGTAACTGAAGACCAACTAATTGAAGCCGTGGACAATATACAAGGAAACCCTTTAAGGACTAGGGACCAACATCGTTACACGTACGAGTGTTTCTTAAAAAGCCACCCTAGACTGAAAGAGAAACTATCGCGGGAGATATCACATAAAATTACACAAGAATCTATTAATGTCTGGCTTTATCGTGTACGGATGTATCTCAAAAAACACAATCTAGAAGACGTCCTACGTCACCCAAGAAGAATTTTCAACTTTGGAGAGATAGCTTTAAATCTCAACACTAAAGACCGAGATCATGAAACCGATATTACGAATGATGATATGACGGTGTTCTTAACAGCATCAGCGGATGGAGATGTACAAGCTCCTTCTGTTCTAATTCCAATTAAGCAATCAGTTAGCTGTCCCTGGTCGAAAGCAGAAATCCTTACCGATCAAATAACTGATGTATTTTATGGCTGGCTGACTGAACACAATATTCAACTCCCTATTGTCTTATTTGTGCACCAAGTGACTCACATCAATCTGTCTTTGTTTGAATTCTGcaaagaaaaacaaattgtacTTTTAGCTTTGCCGCATATCGAAATACAACCTCTGGAAGAAGTTTTTCGGCCATTAAGAGTATATTGGAATGAGAATAGTGATattaaaacgcttaaaaaaGAAGAACTAGCAAAGGTATTggaaaattatgttaaaaaggATTTCAGCAAGGAAATTACGAAGAGTTTTAAATCATGTGGCATATATCCTTTCAATACAAAtgttaaatacaatacaaatgaaattcaaaccGAAACAAACGTTAAAGAAAATCATAAAGAAAACGAAAAGCAAGTTAATCTTCTAGAAGAAGTGGAAAAAAGAATTTCAAGCGGACTCTTAGAAGAATTCAAAAAAACTGGAGACATGTGGCAAGGAGACCCACGACATGTCAGTCTTTATTTGTTCTGGAAGAATGTCCGCGATGAAAACAAAGAAGATAGAAGAGAGGCACCAGTGTTTGTGGAGATCTGTTTAGAAGAAGTTAATAATAGTGCTTCGGATTGCCAAATTTCAAATAtgttgatttaa
- the LOC134676373 gene encoding uncharacterized protein LOC134676373 isoform X2 — MVRNYIRKTDRGMTYSKEKLLEAVAKIRSGELNGYEAANRYNIPRTTLYDYAKGKTFRSLTLGKPPALSSELEKVIADNLLALQDNGFYFGRKDTLDLVGLYLKENKIRHPFKSGKPGECWLTSFCKRTNVTCKPLYKEFGNQDKEVIMVKEYYCILEMRIDKLELADKPGQIWHIEEHSFCRGKRVNSYDKEKDLTMVTICSAEGRKAPLLTVFKGDESHEWMLGKHVNVSHNSGMCREVFKSYFTTAFLNYIDDSKPNLVIFQGQSSLIDLDIIEAARKGQVTLIHAPNYLDNLNISIAKTLKLKWGQIFGESTKEFATAASQRFDDLQEIEISEDFKNAGVHPFAAVCDSKFGPDRLKIYEEFVWFKDRHQNSIMQLNKDTEQVMVNEDMEFQMNFEAEFDSSTSISMTEEMQTPNNCSGEILRRALISVKKELMQHEQIRSNGDLTKAEEDHLVEYVTDLTNAGFIVTEDQLIEAVDNIQGNPLRTRDQHRYTYECFLKSHPRLKEKLSREISHKITQESINVWLYRVRMYLKKHNLEDVLRHPRRIFNFGEIALNLNTKDRDHETDITNDDMTVFLTASADGDVQAPSVLIPIKQSVSCPWSKAEILTDQITDVFYGWLTEHNIQLPIVLFVHQVTHINLSLFEFCKEKQIVLLALPHIEIQPLEEVFRPLRVYWNENSDIKTLKKEELAKVLENYVKKDFSKEITKSFKSCGIYPFNTNVKYNTNEIQTETNVKENHKENEKQVNLLEEVEKRISSGLLEEFKKTGDMWQGDPRHVSLYLFWKNVRDENKEDRREAPVFVEICLEEVNNSASDCQISNMLI, encoded by the exons ATGGTTCGAAATTACATCCGCAAGACAGACAGAGGCATGACGTACAGCAAAGAAAAACTTCTGGAAGCGGTCGCGAAGATCCGATCAGGAGAGCTGAACGGGTACGAAGCCGCCAACAGGTACAACATACCTCGGACAACCTTGTACGACTACGCCAAAGGCAAGACTTTCAGGTCACTAACCCTCGGCAAACCACCAGCCCTTTCGTCAGAACTCGAAAAAGTTATAGCTGATAATCTCCTAGCGCTACAGGACAACGGATTCTATTTCGGAAGGAAAGACACATTAGACCTCGTTGGACTATATTTGAAAGAGAACAAGATAAGACATCCGTTTAAGTCTGGGAAACCGGGAGAATGTTGGCTAACCTCCTTCTGTAAACGAACTAATGTAACTTGCAAACCGCTGTATAAAGAATTTGGGAATCAAGACAAAGAAGTGATTATGGTTAAGGAATATTACTGTATACTAGAAATGAGGATAGATAAGCTAGAATTAGCGGATAAACCGGGACAAATTTGGCATATTGAAGAGCATAGCTTTTGCAGAGGGAAGAGAGTCAATAGTTATGATAAAGAAAAGGATCTAACTATGGTGACAATTTGTAGTGCTGAAGGCAGGAAAGCTCCACTTTTGACTGTCTTCAAAGGCGACGAAAGCCACGAGTGGATGCTAGGAAAGCATGTCAATGTAAGCCATAACAGTGGTATGTGTAGGGAAgtgtttaaaagttattttacgaCGGCATTCCTGAATTATATTGACGATAGTAAACCAAATTTGGTAATTTTCCAAGGACAGAGCTCTCTAATTGATCTCGATATCATTGAGGCTGCTAGAAAAGGTCAAGTGACATTAATTCATGCCCCTAATTATTTGGACAACTTAAATATATCGATCGCTAAAACCTTGAAGCTTAAGTGGGGCCAAATATTCGGGGAATCTACTAAAGAGTTTGCAACAGCCGCGTCTCAGCGTTTCGACGATCTACAAGAGATTGAAATAAGCGAGGACTTTAAAAACGCCGGCGTCCATCCATTTGCCGCAGTTTGTGACAGTAAATTTGGACCCGATCGTTTGAAAATCTACGAAGAATTTGTATGGTTTAAGGATAGGCATCAGAATAGTATTATGCAGTTGAATAAGGATACAGAACAAGTGATGGTGAATGAAGATATGGAATTCCAAATGAATTTTGAGGCGGAATTTGACAGCTCGACATCAATATCGATG ACTGAAGAAATGCAAACACCAAACAATTGCAGCGGCGAGATATTAAGAAGAGCCTTGATTTCTGTCAAAAAGGAACTAATGCAACATGAACAGATCCGTAGCAATGGGGATTTAACCAAAGCTGAGGAGGACCACCTAGTTGAATATGTCACGGATCTAACTAACGCTGGATTTATAGTAACTGAAGACCAACTAATTGAAGCCGTGGACAATATACAAGGAAACCCTTTAAGGACTAGGGACCAACATCGTTACACGTACGAGTGTTTCTTAAAAAGCCACCCTAGACTGAAAGAGAAACTATCGCGGGAGATATCACATAAAATTACACAAGAATCTATTAATGTCTGGCTTTATCGTGTACGGATGTATCTCAAAAAACACAATCTAGAAGACGTCCTACGTCACCCAAGAAGAATTTTCAACTTTGGAGAGATAGCTTTAAATCTCAACACTAAAGACCGAGATCATGAAACCGATATTACGAATGATGATATGACGGTGTTCTTAACAGCATCAGCGGATGGAGATGTACAAGCTCCTTCTGTTCTAATTCCAATTAAGCAATCAGTTAGCTGTCCCTGGTCGAAAGCAGAAATCCTTACCGATCAAATAACTGATGTATTTTATGGCTGGCTGACTGAACACAATATTCAACTCCCTATTGTCTTATTTGTGCACCAAGTGACTCACATCAATCTGTCTTTGTTTGAATTCTGcaaagaaaaacaaattgtacTTTTAGCTTTGCCGCATATCGAAATACAACCTCTGGAAGAAGTTTTTCGGCCATTAAGAGTATATTGGAATGAGAATAGTGATattaaaacgcttaaaaaaGAAGAACTAGCAAAGGTATTggaaaattatgttaaaaaggATTTCAGCAAGGAAATTACGAAGAGTTTTAAATCATGTGGCATATATCCTTTCAATACAAAtgttaaatacaatacaaatgaaattcaaaccGAAACAAACGTTAAAGAAAATCATAAAGAAAACGAAAAGCAAGTTAATCTTCTAGAAGAAGTGGAAAAAAGAATTTCAAGCGGACTCTTAGAAGAATTCAAAAAAACTGGAGACATGTGGCAAGGAGACCCACGACATGTCAGTCTTTATTTGTTCTGGAAGAATGTCCGCGATGAAAACAAAGAAGATAGAAGAGAGGCACCAGTGTTTGTGGAGATCTGTTTAGAAGAAGTTAATAATAGTGCTTCGGATTGCCAAATTTCAAATAtgttgatttaa